CTCATCGAGGGGATGCGCTCCCCGAGGAGTCCCTCGAGCGCGGTCCGCCCGAGCGCGACGATCACCTCGGGCCGCACGATGGCGATCTGGGCCCTCAGGAAGGGCAGGCACGCGGCCGCCTCGTCTGGTGTGGGGGCGCGGTTCTCCGGCGGCCGGCACTTGACCACGTTGGCGATGTAGACCTGCGCGCGGCTGAGCCCCATCGCGGCGATGATCCGGTCGAGGAGCTGCCCGGCGCGCCCGACGAACGGCTCCCCCTTGCGGTCCTCGTCGGCCCCCGGACCCTCGCCGACGAACATCAAACGCGCCTCCGGATCGCCGACGCCGAACACGACGTTGGTGCGGCCGCCGGCCAGACGGCACCGGCGGCAGTCGCCGAGCACCTCGCGTGCCAGCGTCTCAAGGGCCGCCCGCGGATCGTCCATTTCGACCGCCCTCGCGATCGCGGCGGCGTCCTCGGCGGCCGAGCCGAGAAGAGGAAGCGTTTCCGCGGCCGCCCGTCCCTTCGTCGATCGGCGCTGTCGCACCCGGACCTCCTCCACCCCCAGGTCGCGGTAGAGCGCGAGCCACAGCCGCGCCTGGCGCTCCTCGTCACCGCGCATCGCCCCTCCCCAGCCGGGCCTCGATCGCGTCGAGCAGCCGCTCCGCGGCCGCCCGCTTCGGGAGCAGCGGCCAGCGGTCGGCTCGCCCCTCGCCGTCGATCAGCGTGATGCGGTTGGTGTCGGTCCCGAATCCCGATCCCGCCTCGGCGACGTCGTTGACGGCGATCAGATCGCAGCCCTTCCGCGCCCGCTTCTCGCGCCCCTTGCGTTCCGCGTCGCCGGTCTCGGCGGCGAAGCCGACGATCACCTGGCCCGGCTCCCGCCGCCGGCACAGCTCGGTGAGGATGTCGGGATTGGGTTCGAGGGAGAGCGAAAAGGGGCGCCCCTTGCGGGAGATCTTCTCGGCGGCCGGTTCGGCCGGCCGGTGGTCGGCCACCGCGGCCGCCATCACGACGACCCCGGCGCCGGCCGCCTCGGCCAGGACCGCCTCTCTCATCTGCGCCGCCGTCTCCACCGGGACCACGCGCACGCCCCACGGCGGGGCGAGCGCGCACGGACCGCTGATCAGGACGACCTCGGCGCCCCTCGCTCGGGCGGCGGCGGCGATGGCGTAGCCCATCTTTCCGGAGGAGCGGTTCCCGACGTAGCGGACCGGATCGATCGGCTCCCACGTCGGGCCGGCGGTGACGACGACCCGGATTCCCGCGAGCGATCGGCGGCGGCGGGCGGCGGCGAGCGCGGCCTCCGCGATCCGCTCCAGCGGCGCCAGGCGCCCCGCCCCCTCGTCGCCGCAGGCGACGAGTCCCTCCTCCGGCTCGATCACGGTCACGCCGCGGTGCCCGAGCCGCTCGATCGAGGCGCGGGTCTCCGGGTGGTCCCACATCTTCGGATTCATCGCCGGGGCGACGACGACCGGCCCGTCGAACGCGAGATAGACCGCCGAGAGGAGGTCGTCGGCGAGCCCGCGGGCGAAGCGCGCGAGCGTGTTGGCGGTCGCCGGCGCGACGACGAGCGCATCGCCCCAGCGCGCCAGCTCGATGTGGCCGATCTCGGGCGAGGCCGGGTCGTCGAACTCGGAGAGGCGGACCGGGCGTCCCGAGAGGGTCGCCAGCGTCATCGGCGTGACGAACGAGCGGGCCGCCTCCGTCAGGATCACCTGCACCTCGGCGCCCGCCTTGACCAGGGCGCGGACCAGGTCGGCCGCCTTGTAGGCGGCGATGCCGCCGCTGACGCCGAGGAGGATCCGGGGTGCCGTCATCCCCCCTCCTCCGCCGGCGGGAAGGTGGAGACGATCCGCTCGGCCTCCGCCCGCCGCCGTGCGATCCGCGCCCGGTCGGCGCGCACGATCGCGACCAGCTCCTCCGCCGCGCGGTCCAGGTCGTCGTTGACGACGACGTAGTCGAACCGGTCGAACAGGCGCACCTCGCGGGCCGCGTTCTTCAGGCGCCGCGCGAGGCGGGCCTCGTCCTCGGTGTGCCGGCCGCGCAGGCGCCGCTCGAGCGTCTCGCGATCGGGCGGAAGGAGGAAGACGAACAGGGCGTCGGCACCGCGCCGGCGGAGCTGCTCGGCGCCCTGGACGTCGATGTCGAGAAGCACGTCCCGTCCCGCCGCCAGCTCCCGCTCGACGTCCGCCCGCGCCGTCCCGTACAGCTCACCGTGCACCTCCGCCCACTCGAGGAAGGCCCCTGCCTCGACCATGCGCCGGAAGTTCTCCCGGTCGGTGAATCGATACTCCCGGCCGTCCCGCTCTCCCGGCCTCGGGGGGCGGGTGGTCCAGGAGACCGAGAAGACGAGCCGTTCGACCGCGCCCAAAAGGCGCGCCACGAGGGTGCTCTTCCCCGCACCGGAGGGGGCCGTCAGGACGAACAGCCGGCCGGTCGCGCTCATTCGAGGTTCGCCACCTGTTCGCGGATCTTCTCCAGCTCGCTCTTGATCTCGAGCGCGCGGGCGTCGATCTCCGGATCCGCGCTCTTGGCCGCCACGGTCGAGATCTCCCGCCGGATCTCCTGCACGAGGAATTCCACCGGCCGCCCGATCCCCTCCGTGCCGCCCTCCAGCAGTGCCTCCAGCCGCCCGAGGTGGGCGTCGAGCCGAACCAACTCCTCGGTGACATCGGCGCGCTGGGCCGCGAGCGCCGCCTCTTGCGCGAGCCGTCCCTCGTCCAGGGGAATCTCGCCGAGCAGCGGCGCCACCCGCTCGCGGATCGCGTTCGCCACCCGCGCGGGGATCCGTTCGGCCGCCTCCCGGATCGCCACGGTCCCCGCGCGGATC
Above is a window of Acidobacteriota bacterium DNA encoding:
- a CDS encoding uracil-DNA glycosylase, with product MRGDEERQARLWLALYRDLGVEEVRVRQRRSTKGRAAAETLPLLGSAAEDAAAIARAVEMDDPRAALETLAREVLGDCRRCRLAGGRTNVVFGVGDPEARLMFVGEGPGADEDRKGEPFVGRAGQLLDRIIAAMGLSRAQVYIANVVKCRPPENRAPTPDEAAACLPFLRAQIAIVRPEVIVALGRTALEGLLGERIPSMSRARRRWYDCGGVAVKPTFHPAYLLRNPAAKRDVWEDMQEVMQRLGLPRP
- a CDS encoding guanylate kinase → MSATGRLFVLTAPSGAGKSTLVARLLGAVERLVFSVSWTTRPPRPGERDGREYRFTDRENFRRMVEAGAFLEWAEVHGELYGTARADVERELAAGRDVLLDIDVQGAEQLRRRGADALFVFLLPPDRETLERRLRGRHTEDEARLARRLKNAAREVRLFDRFDYVVVNDDLDRAAEELVAIVRADRARIARRRAEAERIVSTFPPAEEGG
- the coaBC gene encoding bifunctional phosphopantothenoylcysteine decarboxylase/phosphopantothenate--cysteine ligase CoaBC, with translation MTAPRILLGVSGGIAAYKAADLVRALVKAGAEVQVILTEAARSFVTPMTLATLSGRPVRLSEFDDPASPEIGHIELARWGDALVVAPATANTLARFARGLADDLLSAVYLAFDGPVVVAPAMNPKMWDHPETRASIERLGHRGVTVIEPEEGLVACGDEGAGRLAPLERIAEAALAAARRRRSLAGIRVVVTAGPTWEPIDPVRYVGNRSSGKMGYAIAAAARARGAEVVLISGPCALAPPWGVRVVPVETAAQMREAVLAEAAGAGVVVMAAAVADHRPAEPAAEKISRKGRPFSLSLEPNPDILTELCRRREPGQVIVGFAAETGDAERKGREKRARKGCDLIAVNDVAEAGSGFGTDTNRITLIDGEGRADRWPLLPKRAAAERLLDAIEARLGRGDAR